A window from Alloyangia pacifica encodes these proteins:
- a CDS encoding F0F1 ATP synthase subunit C — MTGNLIEIVSILAAALAVSFGAIGPALAEGRAVAAAMDAIARQPEAAGTLSRTLFVGLAMIETMAIYTLVIALLVLFANPFV; from the coding sequence ATGACAGGGAACCTGATCGAAATCGTCTCGATTCTCGCGGCAGCGCTGGCCGTCAGCTTCGGAGCGATCGGCCCGGCGCTGGCCGAGGGCCGGGCGGTGGCCGCGGCGATGGACGCGATCGCGCGCCAGCCCGAGGCGGCCGGCACGCTCAGCCGGACGCTCTTCGTCGGTCTCGCGATGATCGAGACCATGGCGATCTACACGCTGGTGATCGCGCTGCTGGTCCTCTTCGCCAATCC
- a CDS encoding F0F1 ATP synthase subunit A produces MENPLQLDTLFQIGPVGISKPVVVTWAIMAGLTLFAILATRRLSLLPGKTQTVLELFVGVIDDQLRDTMQRDPVAFRPLIGTIFLFVLVANWSALIPGVEPPTAHLETDAALAAIVLVATVYFGIRIRGAKGYLATFAEPSWVMIPLNVVEQITRSFSLVVRLFGNVMSGVFVVGIVLSLAGLFVPIPLMALDLLTGAVQAYIFAVLATVFIGAAVGEDRPAAPSEKEEIPQ; encoded by the coding sequence ATGGAGAACCCGCTGCAACTCGACACGCTGTTCCAGATCGGCCCTGTCGGGATCAGCAAACCTGTGGTGGTGACCTGGGCGATCATGGCGGGGCTCACGCTTTTCGCCATCCTCGCAACCCGCAGGCTGAGCCTGCTTCCGGGCAAGACCCAGACGGTGCTCGAGCTTTTCGTCGGGGTGATCGATGACCAGCTGCGCGATACGATGCAGCGCGATCCCGTCGCCTTCCGCCCGCTGATCGGGACGATCTTCCTCTTCGTGCTGGTCGCGAACTGGAGCGCGCTGATCCCGGGGGTCGAGCCGCCCACCGCGCATCTCGAGACCGATGCCGCGCTGGCCGCCATCGTGCTGGTCGCCACTGTCTATTTCGGCATCCGCATCCGCGGCGCGAAGGGCTACCTCGCCACCTTCGCCGAGCCCTCATGGGTGATGATCCCGCTCAATGTGGTCGAGCAGATCACCCGCAGCTTCTCGCTCGTCGTCCGGCTCTTCGGCAACGTGATGAGCGGGGTCTTCGTCGTGGGCATCGTGCTCTCGCTCGCCGGGCTCTTCGTGCCGATCCCGCTCATGGCGCTCGATTTGCTCACCGGCGCCGTGCAGGCCTACATCTTCGCGGTGCTCGCCACCGTCTTCATCGGGGCCGCTGTTGGCGAGGACCGCCCCGCAGCACCTTCAGAAAAAGAGGAAATTCCGCAATGA